The sequence GGGGGGACAGCTGGCCCCGAGGGCCCGCCGCTGAGGGCTGTGCACCCAGACCTTGCAGCCTCTCCCTTCTGCTCAGGTGGGGCGGGGTCAGCTGCCTGGAAGAAGCTTGTGAGTGGGGCGGGGTCCGAGTCCGGAagcagcctctctctccctccctgattCTCTGGGTCTTTCTTGAGCTCCCAGAGGAGGAAAACCCGGGTGGCCCTGCCTCCAGGGGACACCAGGCCATGTCTGGGGTCATCTGTGGTTACCATGACTGGGGGACTCCTGGCATGGGGAGGGGGGGCCGGGGAGGCTGCCCCACACCCCTCAGTGCCCGGGACAGCCCCCGGGGAACAGTGCGGCCCTGACTGTGGAAGGAGGTGGACAAACCCTGGCACGTTCCTTCCCCAGGGACCTTGGGGAGGCCGGGCGTCCTTCATTCCCTGTTCTGAGCCCGCTGGGCTGGCTGTTTGCAGGCGATGCGGGGTTTACAGTGTGGTGAACGAGGTTGCTGCCCCTGGAACCCCCAGGCTGGTTAGGGGACTGGGTATCAAGTGAACACCCTGTGCGGTACTGATGCCCCCCGGGGACTCAGACAAGGCGGTACTGATGCCCCCCGGGGACTCAGACAAGGCGGTACTGATGCCCTCCGGGGACTCAGACAAGGCCGGGTTAGAGCcgtggaggggaggggcctggccTGGAGAGGGCAGTACGGGGGGGGCCTCTGCTCAGGTCCGCCAGGGCAGGGTTGGGGTTTGCCCCGGGGCATTGGGAACCATGAGGGGCAGCCCTGTGGCCTGGCGGCCCCCTCTGCTGGGGACTGGACCCTGGAGCGGGTGCTGGGGGCTGTGCTGGGGGTCTCCTGACGACCTGGGCAGGGCACAAGGCCCGGCATTGGGTCCCGGGGCCGCGGGGAACCCACCGGAGAAGGGCTGGGGAGCAGGACCGGCCGGGTGCCGATCCCCCGCACTCCTGCTGATGGTCCTGCCTCCTGGATGGGTGGCCTGGGGGGACACCGGCCGCCTCCTGAGCTGCGGCGGGGGCACAGGGATGGGGGGAGCACCTTGCCCAGCCCAGCGGGCCGCCCGCGCATCCTGGCGGTGGGGACCTGGTCtaggaggggggcgggggggtccgGGGAGAAGGGTCTGAGTGTCCGTTGGGTTCTCGGGAAGGCCCCGCGGGcccctggggctggggcgggCAGGCGGGGTCCGGGCGGCGCGCTGAGGGACCCCTGCCCGCAGGCACGCGGAACGCGGTGCTCAACACGGAGGCGCGCACCATCGACGCGGACGTGCTGAGCCGGCGCTGCGTGCTCATGCGGCTGCTGGACTTCTCGTACGAGCGCTACCAGCGCGCCCTGCGCCAGTCGGCCGGCGCCGTGGTCATCATCCTGCCGCGGGCCATGGCCGCGGTGCCGCAGGACGTCATCCGGGTGAGGCCCGCCCCGCCGGCTCCGTGCGGCCCGGCCCAGCCCCGGGGCCCCCGGCCGGAAGCCGCCTGAACGCCTGTCTCTCCCGCAGCAATTCATGGAGATCGAGCCCGAGATGCTGGCCATGGAGACCATCGTCCCCGTGTACTTCGCGGTGGAGGACGACGCCCTGCTGTCCATCTACGAGCAGACGCAGGCTGCGTCCGCCTCCCAGGGCTCCGCCTCTGCCGCCGAAGGTGGGCTCGggctgcggggcggggcggggggcgccgtGTCCGGGACCCCCTCTGCCAGAGAGCGGGGCGTCCGTCCCTCATGCTCTACAGTGGAGGCGCCGGACCCGTCCCACCACCTGCTCCCCTGCCAGCAAAAGTGTGAGATCCCCTCACTTGGAGGGAGGTGTTGCCTGTCTTCAGCCTCCGGATGGTTAATGGAAGACGGGCATCTCCGGTTTTCTGTGTCCCTTCCACCTGCCGAGTAAATTGCTGGTGTCACCATCTTGCTCGCGTAGGTCAGGGCGGGTGAGCAGCCCTCTTGGATGACAGGTTTCCTCCCACCGGTGGGTGCGCTGGGGGACGCCGCAGTGCCCTTGGTGGCCGGGAGCTCTGCGGTTTCACCTCTCCGGGGACCACTGCGCAGAGTGAACGAGCAAAAGTAGGCAAAGAAATCAGCCAGAAGGATCAAATCGCAGGTGTAGGAGAAGGAAGACGGTCCGCAGAGCCGGCGGGGGTGGGTGAGGCTGGCAGGTTTGTCCACACGGTGGACTCGCCCAGCTTCTCAGGGAGGCAGTTTGTCAATACGTATTTAAGCTGTGAAGGAAGGGTCGTTCCTCCTGGCCAGATTATTAGCTGCGTGGACGCTAGCCCGGGGGGTGGCAGGCTGTGGCCCTCGGCGGCGTGTGCGTGTAACGTTTTCTCGGCACACAGCCAGCGTTACACGCAGCTGTGGCAGCTTTCAGGCTGTAGCTGCAGCGTCGTGTGGCTGTAACAGACCGTCTGGTCCACAGAGCTGAAAATTTCGACTCTCGAGAGCTTTACAGAGAACGTTTGCCACCCCCTGGCCTGGATTAAAGTCTGGACAGTGGCCATCAGCATTGTGGCAGCGCAAGAGCAAGGTTTTGGGAAGACCCAAATTTCTAGTTAGAACGGAAGGGAGGAGGAGTCAGCTACTTGGACTATTATGCAGCTGTTAAGAAATGACATCGGGGTAGACTTTTTAGTGGTGTGGGAAAGTGCTTATGTTACATTGGTTAGTGGGAAAAACAGGATATAAGAACAGAGATCCGGATCACACCACTTTCTTAGGAGCAGCCTGTTTGTTTGGGGATAACCTTAAGATTTGGAAGAAGTTGCAAACGTACTACAGTTCCCGAGGGGCAGCCTCCTGCCAGCTCCCCAGTGATGACACCTCCCGTGCCCGTCACgattgtggtttttgttgttgtttgttttttggccacactgcgtggcgtgcgggatcttagttccctgagcagggattgaacctgggccctcggcagtgagagcacagagtcctaaccacgggaccgccagggaGTTGCCACGATCGTGTTTGTAAATGTGTGAAGAACAGGGGGGCTTGAGACAGGGTGAGCTCAAGGGCGTTTCAGGGCCGCCCCTGCCCCTGGTGAAGAGGCGGCGTCCACGGTGGACCGCTGGCTCACGTGGAGCAGGCAGGCACCACCTCACCTCGGTTCAGGAGAGAGTGGAACTTTCATTTTTACAAAACTTTGGGTTCTCACGCCATCTCCGCTTTTGGGCTGGGCTGGAGGATCGCGGGCCTTCTGACGGGAAACTCCTGTTTCTGGGTCCCTGCTGAAGCGATCCTTGGGAAGCTGGGTCAGAGGTCGTGTACGCGCCTCAGTGATGTTGGCATGGGCCCCGACGGCCCTGCAGAGCAAGGGCGCGCACATGCACTCCCCGCCAGCCTGCGTGGGGTCCGGGTGGCTGTTTCACCAGCTTTTATCCTGGACACCCAGGTTCTTCCCTGTGTCCAGTCACTGGGTTGTGTCCTAGTCCGTGTGGTCAGTTCTGCGCTTGCTCAGACCGAACCCCTGGGGCCTGGGGTGCTGGGGTGGCGAGGATGCCTGCTCTGGTCCTGGAAGCCCCAGGCCGCCGTCGCGCAGCCCTGGGGCTCACCTgaccctcccgcccccgccctcagTGCTGCTCCACACCGCCACCGCCAACGGCTTCCAGATGGTCACCAGCGGGGTGCAGAGCAAGGCCGTGAGCGACTGGCTCATCACCAGCGTGGAGGTGAGTGCCCGGCGCCGCACCGCCCGGCCCGGCTAGAGGGAGCCTCTGGCTGGGAAACCGGGTCAGGTGGCCTCCGCCTGCTCCGTGGAGAGGTggggcccccagccccgccagccACACCGCCTCCCTGCCCCCGCCTTGTGCCACCGCAGGGCCTTTGCCCTGGCCGCCCCACGCCCGCCTCCCTGAGAGCCCCTTTCCCTCGTGGAACCTCTGGCTGAGCTGGGAGAGGGCAGAGCTCGGGGCGGCCATTAAACCCACATGTGGACGAGCCCAGCCTCTCACCTCCCAGCGGGAGGGCGTGGGCAGGCGTCCAGGCCAGAGCAAGCACCAGTCCCCCGCTCCCAGGCTCCCCACGAGGGTCAGCTCCACAGGCAGTTGTGGGGTTGTCTTGCCGCACGCCCGCACCCCCAAAGGCTGCACCGGTTTTGTCCTCCTCCCCCACAAGGACGCCTCAGCTGGGCCTTGCAGAGCTGCCCTCTGTCCAGAGTCAGGGACGCGGGCCCTCAGCACGTGCTGCCCCAGCCGGGCACCCACGGGCCGTGCTCCCGACAGGTTGTCTTTCCCGACTGTTCCCTGTTGGACTTGAGCGGGGGCCCATTTGCACAGGAGGACCCTGGCCAGGGCGCCGGACCCCGACCCCCTGCCAGATTCTCCTGGGCTGTCATGACTGTGCCGTGTCTTCCGTCAGCAGAGCTCGGCCTTTGAAGGGTGGGCCTGGTTTCCCAGTGGCCAAGTCTGGCCCCCGCCTGTttctgaaaataaagttttattgtcgCACAGACACGCCCACTGGTCCCCGTTTGCAGCCGGCAAAGCTGAGAACACTGCTCCCGGGTGGGGGTGGCCGCTGCCTCTGGCTGGCAGGCCCTTCACGCCCGTGTCTCTGCAGGGGCGGCTGACCGGGCTGGGCGGAGAGGACCTGCCTACCATCGTCATCGTGGCCCACTACGACGCCTTCGGGGTGGCCCCGGTACGTCCGCGCCCTCGCTGGGGGCCCTGTAGGCGTTCCCTCGGGGCCCGTGAACACCCTGCGGGGCGGGAGTCATCGTGGAGCTTCACTCCTCCAAAGCGAGACAGGACAGCGCGTGTGAGGTGTGGTCCCCAGGGAGGCTTATGGGACCCAGACCGGGGGTCTCTCTGGGGGCCGGTCACGCAGGTGCCTCTGCCCAGCCGAGACCCCAGACTCcaggaggagggcaggtgtctgTGTGGACCCCGGCTGTGCGCAGACAGTGTCGGGACAGGGAGCCCTCGACGTCCAGTTCCACACGCCCCCGGGGCTGGCCTGGCGAGCGGCCCTTGGCTGCAGGCCCCCAGGGACTGTGCTCTCAGAGCCCCCCGCGCGGTGGCGTGGGAGGTGCACATTGGAGAACCAACAACCAGTTGCCCCAGACGGTGGTGGGAGGGCCTGCAGCCTGGCGCGCGTCCGTGACCGTGCCTTGGGGGCCACCCCACCTGGGAGGCCAGGGCTGTCCTTGAGGACGCCAGGACCACCCGGGGCCCCAAGGCCGGCCCTGGGCCGTCAGCGCAGAGCTGCCTTCTCACCCTTTTCATTGTCCATCCTCACGGAGCCTCTTCAGACACCTTTGTCCTAATTTTCCCGTTcctgtgaaattttttaaaatatttgagatgtGCTTCCCGTAACATGAAATCCATGCTTTTAGAGCATACAATTGAGAGGTTTTTAGTgaattcacagagttgtgtagaCATCACTGCTGTCTACTTCCAGAGCATTCCATCACCCAAAATAAACCCCGTCCCCATCAagtcaccccaccccctccctgacaGCCAGGAAGCCACTGTCTGAGCCTGTGGCTCTGCCTGTTCTGGGCGTTTCCCACCCGTGGAGTCACACGCTGTGTGTCCTTCCGTGTGTGGCTTCCCTCACTGAGCACCGTGTTGACCCCTCCCCACGAGCGTCAGTGCTGTCACACACTGCGTGTCAGCTTCTACCCTGATTGTGGGAGGGTCCCAAGCccgtggaaacaacccaatttttttaTCCCCAAGAACCAGTTGTTCCTGGTTGGGAATGTCGCCATAGATTGTAGGACCCAGATGCGTGGTGGAGGGCAGCAGAAGGCTGGTGGTCCAGCTGGAGGGAGCCCCGCACAGGGTGGGGGCGTGAGGGCCCCAGGGCAGATGCCGAGGCCGGACAGAGGCTGctgtggggcggggaggggtgcaCGGAGGGGTCTGGGGTTTGGGCAGCAGAGGGGAGTGGTCCCAGCTCCACCGGAGACATGGACCAGAGGCAAGATCGGGGCAGTTGAGGGTGGGCAGGCGCCTGGGTGGGGGCGTGAGGTGCTGCGCGTGGACGTGGGGTGACCTccgcctcctctccctgcccgcAGTGGCTGTCTCACGGTGCAGACTCCAACGGGAGCGGCATCTCCGTGCTGCTGGAGCTCGCCCGCCTCTTCTCCAGGCTCTACACCTACAAGCGCACCCACGCCGCGTAAGTGACGGGGGCAGTAGCCGGGGGCGGGTTGGTCCTGACCCGGGAATCCCAGTGTCTGCCCACTGAGCCCAGCTCCTCCCAGGTCCACCCCTGGGAATCCCCCCCCAGGAAGCCCGGCTGTGCCTGCTCCCCGGGGGCTGGGATGCTTCCAGCTGAGAGACGCAGAAACACCCGAGAAACAGTGGCTTAAACTAGCATCTCCCCGTCTCGGTGCCGGGCACGGCCAGTCACTCGAGGGGGCACTCGTCCGCTCACCGTGCTGCCCTGGGACAGCAAGGGCCCAGTGACACGCGAGTCTCCCCCAGCTGCTGCGCCAGTCCCCACGCACGCAGGCGGCGCGAGCTGCAGGGGCGCTCAcgttgcaggggtggggggcgggcagggggagggtgAGATCAGGGTGTCCGCagggccctgccccctcctgaaaccccaggggagggtccttcctgccgcCAGTTTCCAGCAGTGATGGAGGTCCTCGGCTGCGCCCTCACTCAGTCTCCTCTTCCTCTGGGTGTCTCTTTTCTCCTATGAGGACTACCGTGGCCATGGTGGGATGGATGGGGCTGGGTAGGGGGGCGCAGGGACAGGGTCCTTCATGACACCCCGGCTCAGTCCTGCTCGAGGGAGGCGGTGCTGAGTCACTTTCTATCCCCTGGTTGGTCCACCCAGTGTCTCCTGGCTTTAAGAGCTCAGAGAAGCCTCTGAAGCCGTGCTTTTCACCCGGGGAGCaactgcccccaggggacactgggtGATGTCTGGGGACATCTGTGGTCGTCACGACTCGGGGGCTTCTGGCCCAGCATCTCAGcgcccagggctccctgatgTCAGAGCCTGGATGGGGAgatcctgcccccagggctggtCGGGTTTTGTATTTGGGGGAGATCCCCTTCTCCTTGTCGGAGGCCTGGACTCTCACCTGTCCACGCTGTCACCCCCTCCTCCCGCCAGGTACAACCTCCTGTTCTTCGCTTCTGGAGGAGGAAAGTTTAACTACCAGGGCACCAAGCGCTGGCTGGAAGACAACCTGGACCACACAGGTGAGCGGAGCGGCCCCGgtgggtggctggggtggggtccGGGTCCCTGGACCGCCCCCTACCGCCGCCCACCAGCCCTCACTGCCCGCAGATTCCAGCCTGCTCCAGGACAATGTGGCCTTCGTCCTCTGCCTGGACACTGTGGGCCGGGGGGACAGCCTGCACCTGCACGTGTCCAAGCCACCCAGGGAGGGGACGCTGCAGCACGCCTTCCTGCGGGAGCTGGAGACGGTAGGCGCTGCGCCAGGGGCCAGGCTGGGACATGGGGGCTTACCTGAGCATGAGGTGGGTTTCCTGGGGGGCAGGTGGGCTTCTGCCCGGGTTCCGGCAGCAGGAGGCTCAGGGGGGACTTGGGATCTACCAGGCGTGGGGGCCACCTCCGTAGACGGGCGGGGCTGGGGTGTGGCCCGCAGGCGCCGGGTGGAGCCTGATGGCGCCCCTCGCAGGTGGCCGCCCACCAGTTCCCCGAGGTGCGCTTCTCCATGGTGCACAAGAAGATCAACCTG is a genomic window of Hippopotamus amphibius kiboko isolate mHipAmp2 chromosome 15, mHipAmp2.hap2, whole genome shotgun sequence containing:
- the NCLN gene encoding BOS complex subunit NCLN isoform X2, which produces MLEEAGEVLENMLKASCLPLGFIVFLPAVLLLVAPPLPAADAAHEFTVYRMQQYDLQGQPYGTRNAVLNTEARTIDADVLSRRCVLMRLLDFSYERYQRALRQSAGAVVIILPRAMAAVPQDVIRQFMEIEPEMLAMETIVPVYFAVEDDALLSIYEQTQAASASQGSASAAEVLLHTATANGFQMVTSGVQSKAVSDWLITSVEGRLTGLGGEDLPTIVIVAHYDAFGVAPWLSHGADSNGSGISVLLELARLFSRLYTYKRTHAAYNLLFFASGGGKFNYQGTKRWLEDNLDHTDSSLLQDNVAFVLCLDTVGRGDSLHLHVSKPPREGTLQHAFLRELETVAAHQFPEVRFSMVHKKINLAEDMLAWEHERFAIRRLPAFTLSRLQSPRGGQRTSIMDVRSRVDSKTLTRNTRLIAEALTRVIYNLTEKGTPPDMPVFTEQMIQQEQLDSVMDWLTTQPRAAQLVDKDGTFLSTLEHYLSRYLKEVKPHHVKADKRDPEFVFYDQLKQVMNAYRVKPAVFDLLLALCIGAYLGMAYTAVQHFDLLYKTVQRLLKAKTQ
- the NCLN gene encoding BOS complex subunit NCLN isoform X1, with amino-acid sequence MLEEAGEVLENMLKASCLPLGFIVFLPAVLLLVAPPLPAADAAHEFTVYRMQQYDLQGQPYGTRNAVLNTEARTIDADVLSRRCVLMRLLDFSYERYQRALRQSAGAVVIILPRAMAAVPQDVIRQFMEIEPEMLAMETIVPVYFAVEDDALLSIYEQTQAASASQGSASAAEVLLHTATANGFQMVTSGVQSKAVSDWLITSVEGRLTGLGGEDLPTIVIVAHYDAFGVAPWLSHGADSNGSGISVLLELARLFSRLYTYKRTHAAYNLLFFASGGGKFNYQGTKRWLEDNLDHTDSSLLQDNVAFVLCLDTVGRGDSLHLHVSKPPREGTLQHAFLRELETVAAHQFPEVRFSMVHKKINLAEDMLAWEHERFAIRRLPAFTLSRLQSPRGGQRTSIMDVRSRVDSKTLTRNTRLIAEALTRVIYNLTEKGTPPDMPVFTEQMQIQQEQLDSVMDWLTTQPRAAQLVDKDGTFLSTLEHYLSRYLKEVKPHHVKADKRDPEFVFYDQLKQVMNAYRVKPAVFDLLLALCIGAYLGMAYTAVQHFDLLYKTVQRLLKAKTQ